A part of Gossypium hirsutum isolate 1008001.06 chromosome A07, Gossypium_hirsutum_v2.1, whole genome shotgun sequence genomic DNA contains:
- the LOC121232095 gene encoding transcription factor TCP5, whose product MISSSREKGCFEAKQEGDGGKVSSSRQWPGFRNPRIVRVSRSFGGKDRHSKVCTIRGLRDRRIRLSVPTAIQLYDLQDRLGLNQPSKVIDWLLEATKDDVDKLPPLEFHHSLMPNPCQSSPFTPLMDPNLMFMKDYEGETSMQVEREITDMKGKWIKEQEKLIFPVTNHGSSLPGGFMFNTGTNSMPLNIYNHHWNPSQFTNHGFHHHHQPENYFHGAIANTYPPLPSCPPPSTTPSHLPTFPWYGTNTNQDAAGDQDNSKLQFFT is encoded by the exons ATGATTTCAAGTTCAAGAGAAAAGGGTTGTTTTGAAGCAAAGCAAGAAGGCGATGGGGGCAAGGTCTCGAGTTCGAGGCAGTGGCCGGGGTTTAGGAATCCGAGGATCGTCCGAGTGTCACGATCTTTTGGTGGGAAAGATCGGCACAGCAAAGTTTGTACGATAAGGGGATTAAGGGACCGTCGGATTCGGCTATCCGTGCCAACCGCGATTCAATTATACGATCTACAAGATCGGCTCGGCCTTAATCAACCTAGTAAAGTAATCGATTGGTTACTTGAAGCAACTAAAGATGATGTGGATAAACTCCCACCACTTGAGTTTCATCATTCATTGATGCCAAACCCTTGTCAATCTTCTCCCTTTACTCCTTTAATGGATCCAAATTTGATGTTTATGAAAGATTATGAAGGAGAAACAAGTATGCAAGTTGAAAGAGAAATCACAGATATGAAGGGAAAATGGATCAAAGAGCAAGAAAAGTTAATTTTCCCAGTAACCAATCATGGTTCATCCTTACCAGGAGGATTCATGTTCAACACTGGGACTAATTCCATgcctttaaatatttataaccaTCATTGGAACCCTTCTCAGTTTACAAACCATGGATTTCATCATCATCACCAACCTGAAAATTACTTCCATGGCGCCATTGCCAACACTTATCCTCCATTGCCGTCGTGCCCTCCACCATCAACAACACCTTCACATTTGCCGACGTTTCCTTGGTATGGGACAAACACAAATCAAG ATGCTGCAGGTGATCAGGATAATTCAAAGCTTCAGTTTTTTACATAA
- the LOC121232096 gene encoding uncharacterized protein, with protein MEATAVYSSKGSPFLFSSRITTRKSFKPSQNAATFSPFLIQSMATQKPLPSVAKTVGSRKGSNSTVFPLGEPGPRNSTVVTQPVKLLTNVEKLKLLTKAEKAGLLSAAEKFGLSLSSIEKLGVLSKAEEFGVLSAATDPGTPGALLTLSLGLLLLGPSCVYLVPEDNLGEIVLQVVVALVCVAGGSAAFAASNLVSNLQKSS; from the exons ATGGAAGCCACTGCTGTTTATAGCAGCAAAGGAAGTCCATTTCTTTTTTCCTCTAGGATTACAACCAGAAAATCATTTAAACCATCACAAAATGCTGCAACTTTCTCACCTTTTCTCATTCAATCCATGGCTACTCAGAAACCATTGCCTTCAGTTGCCAAAACTGTTGGTTCTAGAAAG GGCTCGAACTCGACCGTTTTTCCGCTCGGCGAGCCAGGGCCAAGGAACAGCACAGTGGTGACACAACCAGTGAAGCTACTGACAAATGTAGAGAAACTGAAACTGCTAACCAAAGCAGAGAAAGCAGGGCTACTATCCGCGGCAGAGAAGTTCGGGTTATCGTTATCGTCCATAGAGAAACTCGGGGTCCTATCCAAGGCCGAAGAGTTTGGGGTGTTGTCGGCGGCGACAGACCCTGGAACTCCAGgagcactattgacactaagcTTGGGATTACTGCTATTGGGTCCATCATGTGTTTACCTTGTTCCTGAAGATAACTTGGGTGAAATTGTGTTGCAGGTTGTGGTGGCACTTGTATGTGTTGCTGGTGGATCAGCAGCTTTTGCTGCTTCAAATCTTGTTTCAAATTTGCAGAAATCAAGCTGA
- the LOC107941453 gene encoding glycerophosphodiester phosphodiesterase GDPD6 encodes MSLTCFAPFLFLSFILGCAARPFYPLPSKMSNQNRQPMQTSRPYNIAHRGSNGEIPEETAPAYMRAIEEGADFIETDILSSKDGVLICFHDVILDLTTDVANHKEFANRKRTYNVQGFNITGFFTVDFTLKELKKLRVKQRYNFRDEQYNGKFSIITFEEFISIALDAPRVVGIYPEIKNPVLINQHVKWPNGKRFEDKFVETLRKYGYKGSYMSKDWLEKPIFIQSFAPTSLVYISNLTNSPKIFLIDDVTMPTQDTNQSYWEITSDPYLDYIKEYVVGIGPWKDTVVPVKNNYLQPPTDLVARAHARDLQVHPYTYRNENMFLHLDFHQDPYVEYDYWLNKIGVDGLFTDFTESLHNFQEWTSPLSQKDSDSASKLVDKIALLISSYRKG; translated from the exons ATGAGCTTAACAT GCTTTGcccctttcttgtttctttcattcattcttgGGTGTGCTGCGAGGCCTTTCTATCCACTTCCTAGTAAAATGTCCAATCAAAATAGACAGCCTATGCAAACCTCACGTCCGTATAATATAGCACATAGAGGTTCAAATGGAGAGATCCCTGAAGAAACGGCTCCTGCATACATG AGAGCAATTGAAGAGGGTGCAGACTTTATAGAAACAGATATCCTATCATCTAAAGATGGTGTCCTTATATGTTTTCATGATGTTATCCTCGACCTGACAACTGATGTTGCTAATCACAAAGAGTTTGCAAATCGTAAAAGGACATACAATGTTCAAGGGTTCAACATCACAGGCTTTTTTACTG TTGACTTCACGCTGAAAGAATTAAAGAAGTTACGGGTGAAGCAACGGTACAATTTCCGGGATGAGCAGTATAATG GAAAGTTTTCCATTATTACTTTTGAGGAGTTCATTTCAATTGCACTGGATGCACCAAGAGTTGTTGGAATTTATCCCGAGATTAAAAATCCTGTGTTAATCAACCAGCAT GTAAAATGGCCGAATGGAAAGAGATTTGAGGACAAGTTTGTGGAGACACTTAGGAAGTATGGATATAAAGGTTCATACATGTCGAAAGATTGGTTAGAAAAGCCGATATTTATACAGTCCTTTGCACCAACTTCACTTGTGTACATATCAAATCTTACCAACTCACCCAAGATCTTCTTGATCGATGATGTCACAATGCCAACTCAGGACACTAATCAG TCATATTGGGAAATTACATCAGATCCTTATCTTGACTACATTAAGGAATATGTCGTCGGCATTGGACCTTGGAAAGATACGGTTGTTCCTGTAAAAAACAATTACTTACAACCACCAACAGATCTTGTTGCTCGAGCACATGCCCGGGATCTACAG GTTCATCCGTACACATACCGCAATGAAAACATGTTTTTACACTTGGATTTCCATCAAGACCCGTACGTGGAATATGATTATTGGTTAAACAAGATCGGAGTTGATGGTCTATTTACGGATTTCACAGAGAGCCTCCATAATTTCCAGGAATGGACGTCGCCTCTCTCACAAAAGGATAGTGACAGTGCATCTAAATTGGTGGATAAAATTGCCTTGTTGATCTCTTCTTATAGAAAAGGATAG
- the LOC107941451 gene encoding glycine-rich RNA-binding protein 2, mitochondrial, with product MAFLSKIGNMLRQTSTTQINAQLSASSPSLFQVFRCMSNMPSSKLFVGGISYQTDDQGLREAFSKYGEVVEARIIVDRETGRSRGFGFVTYTSSEDASSALQALDGQTLHGRQVRVNYATERAPRNFGGGGYGGGGYGGGGYGGGGYGGGGYGSGGGGYEGGGYGRNAAPPSGNYGGNVGYGGSGNYGGQGSHGGFGQSDATNYESGSFSVAGGGGGIDGVGTGGSAGFGSPNMGIDSGDQFGSTEDGFKEEGEAFDSNEPMNENFRDEDDENGSDFAKRA from the exons ATGGCTTTCCTAAGTAAAATTGGGAATATGCTTAGGCAGACCTCGACAACACAGATCAATGCTCAGTTGTCTGCATCAAGTCCAAGCCTCTTTCAAGTGTTCCGGTGCATGTCGAACATGCCGAGCTCAAAACTATTTGTGGGAG GTATTTCATACCAAACAGATGACCAAGGTCTGAGAGAAGCTTTCAGCAAATATGGTGAAGTTGTTGAAG CAAGAATAATCGTGGATCGAGAGACGGGTAGGTCTAGAGGATTTGGCTTTGTCACCTACACAAGTTCTGAGGATGCTTCAAGTGCACTTCAGGCCTTGGATGGACAG ACTCTCCATGGCCGTCAAGTAAGAGTAAACTATGCAACTGAGAGAGCTCCTCGTAACTTTGGAGGTGGCGGCTACGGTGGTGGTGGCTACGGTGGTGGTGGCTACGGTGGTGGTGGCTACGGCGGTGGAGGCTATGGAAGTGGTGGCGGTGGATATGAAGGCGGTGGCTATGGCAGAAATGCTGCCCCCCCTTCTGGAAATTATGGAGGTAATGTTGGATACGGTGGCAGTGGTAACTACGGAGGCCAGGGAAGCCATGGTGGTTTTGGTCAATCTGATGCAACCAATTACGAAAGTGGGAGTTTCAGTGTTGCTGGTGGTGGTGGCGGCATTGATGGTGTTGGTACTGGTGGTTCAGCTGGATTTGGAAGTCCTAATATGGGAATTGACAGTGGTGATCAATTTGGTAGTACCGAAGATGGCTTCAAGGAGGAAGGAGAAGCATTCGACTCAAATGAGCCAATGAACGAAAACTTCCGAGATGAAGATGATGAGAATGGCAGTGATTTTGCCAAAAGGGCATGA
- the LOC107941447 gene encoding presenilin-like protein At2g29900 encodes MAQNQRPKSLLDSLGEEIIRILTPVSICMLLVVLLVSILNSSSSLYVTSSIATIAYSETGSDSSWDKFIGALLNSLVFVAVVTVATFILVLFFYLKCSKFLKIYMGFSSFVVLGFMGGEIALFLIEEFSVPVDCITFLVLLFNFAVIGVLAVFMSKMPIIVTQGYLVLIGMLVAYWFTLLPEWTTWVLLVAMALYDLAAVLLPVGPLRLLVELAMSRDEDIPALVYEARPVTHHDSASRPVQTRIWRERQNARLDSEDSSSLNSDLNSTVSIVQSSHNGARIARVEEGQVSQRDAELSAPLIDHRMDAQDGLSTESLMLEGMGLGSSGAIKLGLGDFIFYSVLVGRAAMYDFMTVYACYLAIVAGLGITLMLLALYQKALPALPVSIALGVLFYFLTRFLLEVFIVQCSLNLLMF; translated from the coding sequence ATGGCCCAAAACCAACGACCCAAATCCCTCCTTGATTCTTTGGGTGAAGAAATCATCAGAATCCTCACCCCCGTTTCAATCTGCATGCTTTTAGTCGTCCTTTTGGTCTCAATTCTTAACTCAAGTTCTTCACTTTACGTAACTTCCTCAATTGCAACCATAGCTTACTCAGAAACCGGCTCAGATTCATCCTGGGACAAGTTCATTGGTGCCCTTTTGAATTCCTTAGTTTTTGTAGCTGTTGTCACTGTTGCTACCTTCATTTTGGTGCTCTTTTTTTACCTTAAATGCTCTAAGTTCTTGAAAATCTATATGGGTTTTTCTTCTTTTGTGGTTTTGGGATTCATGGGTGGTGAAATTGCCTTGTTTTTGATTGAAGAATTCAGTGTTCCTGTTGATTGTATTACCTTTTTGGTGCTTCTCTTTAATTTTGCTGTTATTGGTGTTTTGGCTGTTTTTATGTCAAAAATGCCAATTATTGTGACTCAAGGCTACTTGGTTTTAATTGGAATGTTGGTTGCTTATTGGTTTACTCTTTTGCCTGAATGGACTACTTGGGTGTTATTGGTTGCAATGGCATTGTATGATCTTGCTGCTGTTTTATTGCCTGTTGGTCCTTTAAGGCTCCTTGTTGAGCTTGCTATGTCTAGGGATGAAGATATCCCAGCTTTGGTTTATGAGGCTAGGCCAGTTACACATCATGATTCTGCTTCAAGGCCGGTTCAAACGCGGATTTGGAGAGAAAGGCAAAATGCTAGGCTAGATTCAGAGGACAGTTCAAGTTTGAATTCTGATTTGAATTCTACAGTCAGTATTGTTCAAAGTAGTCACAATGGCGCAAGAATTGCTAGAGTGGAAGAGGGACAGGTTTCACAAAGGGATGCTGAACTTTCAGCACCGTTGATTGATCACAGAATGGATGCTCAAGACGGTCTGTCAACTGAAAGTTTGATGCTAGAAGGTATGGGGTTAGGTTCGTCTGGTGCTATCAAGCTTGGATTAGGGGACTTCATCTTCTACAGCGTGTTAGTTGGTAGGGCAGCAATGTACGATTTTATGACAGTGTATGCATGTTATCTTGCAATTGTAGCTGGTTTGGGCATTACATTGATGCTATTGGCACTGTATCAGAAAGCTCTACCGGCTCTTCCCGTGTCGATAGCTCTCGGTGTGTTGTTTTATTTCTTAACAAGGTTCTTACTTGAAGTTTTCATTGTACAATGTTCTTTGAACCTTCTgatgttttaa